Proteins from a single region of Hymenobacter aquaticus:
- a CDS encoding DUF6734 family protein, whose protein sequence is MKIVQSLWSAPAKGAAIEESRVRGGWLSEKYHHYSMALSCSLLRRWYPQVELVTDEAGAKLLIDQLQLPYTHVNVCLDRLNHYPAGLWSLPKLYAYHLQQQPFLHVDGDVFTWAPFKVEHLGPSFLLVQSPELEHHESYARPLQHFQATLQGLPGCMRPAATQAPVVTAINAGVLGGSDLDFLSSYSRQALALIDTNTERLAADVFAGYSNTIIEQFFFKQLAESQGKKINFLFDKLGKNFEEILHFDQVPVTGTYIHVLGSAKQKYYNCLQVENRLRYHFPGVYHRINRFYKQQELFQEPDRLFPEGNTQAPMYRVAWAGPTAGATPDLVLEPGPRRELTGATETPLRVAAADSLNLEALQATVADLTGFGFPNAEAVYRFMAQASIEDILHTAFTLAPSAAIIEVPAASTLHAALSGAFDDALEPEDSILSILTKLDTDEVFMQPLVNWEQLLTYFQGEVLSGNELMEIIDANNPGEIPTTHIKSLVFGFLCFHLTHTGNLCVVGPAAVGSTAEAVVRELHPAL, encoded by the coding sequence ATGAAAATCGTTCAGAGTTTGTGGTCCGCTCCGGCGAAGGGGGCCGCCATTGAAGAGTCGCGGGTGCGGGGCGGGTGGCTGTCGGAGAAGTATCATCACTACAGCATGGCCCTGAGCTGCTCGTTGCTGCGCCGGTGGTACCCGCAGGTAGAACTGGTGACGGATGAGGCCGGGGCCAAGCTGCTCATCGACCAGCTGCAGCTGCCTTATACCCACGTAAATGTGTGCTTGGACCGCCTGAACCACTACCCGGCAGGCCTCTGGAGCCTGCCCAAGCTGTATGCCTATCATCTGCAGCAACAGCCCTTCCTGCACGTCGACGGCGACGTTTTTACCTGGGCGCCCTTTAAAGTAGAGCACTTGGGCCCCAGCTTTCTGTTGGTGCAAAGTCCGGAGCTGGAGCATCACGAGTCCTACGCTCGGCCGCTGCAGCACTTTCAGGCTACGCTACAGGGCCTGCCTGGCTGCATGCGGCCGGCCGCTACCCAGGCTCCCGTGGTGACGGCCATAAACGCCGGCGTACTGGGCGGCTCCGACCTGGATTTTCTCAGCAGCTATTCCCGGCAGGCGCTGGCGCTGATTGACACCAATACAGAGCGGTTGGCCGCCGACGTATTTGCCGGATATTCGAACACCATTATTGAGCAGTTCTTCTTTAAGCAGCTAGCGGAAAGCCAGGGTAAAAAAATCAATTTCCTGTTCGATAAGCTCGGCAAGAACTTCGAGGAAATCCTGCATTTCGACCAGGTTCCCGTCACGGGCACTTACATTCACGTGCTGGGCAGCGCCAAGCAGAAGTATTATAACTGCTTGCAGGTAGAAAACCGCCTGCGGTATCACTTTCCCGGGGTTTACCACCGGATTAACCGGTTTTATAAGCAGCAGGAGCTTTTTCAGGAGCCGGACCGCTTATTTCCGGAAGGCAATACGCAGGCGCCCATGTACCGGGTAGCCTGGGCCGGGCCGACTGCCGGGGCCACCCCGGACCTCGTGCTGGAGCCCGGCCCCCGGCGGGAGCTTACCGGGGCGACCGAAACGCCGCTGCGCGTTGCCGCAGCCGACAGCCTGAACCTGGAAGCTCTTCAGGCCACCGTGGCCGACCTCACCGGCTTTGGGTTTCCCAACGCGGAGGCTGTCTATCGTTTCATGGCCCAGGCCAGCATCGAGGATATTCTGCACACCGCGTTTACCCTGGCTCCCAGCGCGGCTATCATCGAGGTGCCGGCGGCCAGCACGCTGCACGCTGCCTTGTCGGGCGCTTTTGACGATGCCCTGGAGCCCGAGGATAGTATTCTTTCCATTCTGACGAAGCTGGACACGGACGAGGTATTCATGCAGCCGCTCGTCAACTGGGAACAACTCCTGACTTATTTCCAGGGAGAAGTACTCAGCGGCAACGAGCTGATGGAAATAATAGACGCTAACAATCCGGGCGAAATTCCGACTACGCACATTAAAAGCCTGGTTTTTGGCTTCCTCTGCTTTCATCTCACCCACACCGGCAACCTGTGCGTTGTCGGCCCGGCGGCGGTGGGGAGTACCGCCGAAGCGGTAGTGCGGGAGCTGCATCCTGCGCTGTAG
- a CDS encoding aspartate aminotransferase family protein produces MLTPRQLFLRHQAQTSDFPLLLEIERAEGVYMYDTAGRRILDLISGIGVSNVGHRHPRVVQAIKDQADKYLHLMVYGELVQAPPAELAYALHQTLPAHLDSVYFTNSGAEAIEGALKLAKRHTGRTELISCHNAYHGSTHGALSITGSEGFKNSYRPLLPDVRHIHFNEPADLALITERTAAVVVETVQGEAGVRVPEPGYLPALRRRCHEVGALLILDEIQCGFGRTGSFWAFEQFDVTPDILVCAKGMGGGMPIGAFISSQEIMAGFKTNPILGHCTTFGGHPVSCAASLATLRVIQEENLLAGVHEKAALFRRLLQHPAIRAVRGHGLLLAVEFDSFAVLKPIIDHALAHEGILTDWFLFCDNSLRIAPPLTISVSEIEEACAALLRSVDACA; encoded by the coding sequence ATGCTTACCCCCCGCCAGCTGTTTCTGCGCCACCAGGCCCAGACTTCCGACTTTCCGCTGCTGCTCGAAATTGAGCGGGCCGAAGGCGTGTACATGTACGATACCGCCGGCCGCCGCATTCTGGATCTGATTTCCGGCATTGGGGTAAGCAACGTGGGCCACCGCCACCCCCGCGTGGTGCAGGCCATCAAGGACCAGGCCGATAAGTACCTGCACCTGATGGTATATGGTGAGCTGGTGCAGGCCCCGCCGGCCGAGCTGGCCTACGCCCTGCACCAAACCCTGCCCGCGCACCTCGACAGCGTATACTTCACCAATTCCGGGGCCGAGGCCATCGAAGGGGCCCTGAAGCTGGCCAAGCGCCACACGGGCCGCACCGAGCTGATTTCCTGCCACAACGCCTACCACGGCTCCACCCACGGCGCGCTGTCCATCACCGGTTCCGAGGGCTTCAAAAACAGCTACCGCCCCCTGCTGCCCGACGTGCGCCACATCCATTTCAACGAGCCCGCCGACCTGGCGCTGATAACCGAGCGCACGGCCGCCGTCGTCGTCGAAACGGTGCAGGGCGAAGCGGGCGTGCGGGTGCCGGAGCCGGGCTACCTGCCGGCGCTGCGCCGGCGCTGCCACGAGGTAGGTGCCCTGCTGATTCTGGACGAAATTCAGTGCGGCTTCGGGCGCACCGGTTCCTTCTGGGCCTTCGAGCAGTTCGACGTGACGCCCGATATTCTGGTGTGCGCCAAGGGGATGGGCGGCGGTATGCCAATTGGGGCGTTTATTTCGTCCCAGGAAATCATGGCGGGCTTCAAAACCAACCCGATTCTGGGCCACTGCACCACGTTTGGCGGGCACCCGGTGTCGTGCGCGGCCTCCCTGGCCACGCTGCGCGTTATTCAGGAGGAAAATCTGCTGGCGGGCGTGCACGAAAAAGCCGCCCTGTTCCGGCGGCTTCTGCAGCATCCTGCTATTCGGGCGGTGCGGGGCCACGGCCTGCTGCTGGCCGTCGAGTTCGACTCCTTCGCCGTGCTCAAGCCCATCATCGACCACGCCCTGGCCCACGAAGGCATCCTAACCGACTGGTTTCTGTTCTGCGACAATTCCCTGCGCATCGCCCCGCCCCTCACGATTTCCGTTTCCGAAATCGAGGAAGCCTGCGCCGCCCTGCTGCGCTCAGTTGATGCTTGTGCTTAG
- a CDS encoding RNA polymerase sigma factor, whose translation MEDQEILAKFADPAARNVAFNQLVRKYQSKIYWHVRKMVIDHDDADDLTQDVFIKVWNHLGNFRRDASLYTWIYRIATNECLNFLSSKRRKFFLPLNDVAAELTQKVEADPGLAGDEIELRLQKAILRLPDKQRLVFNMKYYDEITYEQMADITGTSVGALKASYHHAVKKIEQYVNEESHHD comes from the coding sequence TTGGAAGACCAGGAAATCCTCGCCAAGTTCGCCGACCCCGCGGCCCGCAATGTGGCCTTCAACCAGCTGGTGCGCAAGTACCAGTCGAAGATCTATTGGCACGTGCGCAAGATGGTTATCGACCACGACGATGCCGACGACCTGACCCAGGACGTGTTTATCAAGGTGTGGAACCACCTGGGCAACTTCCGCCGGGATGCCTCGCTCTACACCTGGATTTACCGCATTGCCACCAATGAGTGCCTGAACTTTCTGAGCAGCAAGCGGCGCAAGTTTTTCCTGCCCCTGAACGACGTGGCCGCCGAACTGACCCAGAAAGTGGAAGCCGACCCCGGCCTGGCCGGCGACGAAATCGAGCTGCGTCTGCAAAAAGCCATCCTGCGCCTGCCCGACAAGCAGCGGCTGGTGTTCAACATGAAGTACTACGACGAAATAACCTACGAGCAGATGGCCGACATCACCGGCACCAGCGTAGGGGCGCTAAAGGCGTCCTATCACCACGCCGTCAAGAAAATTGAACAGTATGTCAACGAAGAATCCCACCACGATTAA
- a CDS encoding EamA family transporter: MSRSLRLSLPPLPAVLLSIASVQCGAAIAKGLFPMLGAAGTASLRIGISALVLAVVVRPRLARLTPAQWRAVVPYGLALGLMNFLFYCALARIPLGLAVTLEFIGPLSLALVGARRWFDFVWVVLAAAGIALIAPWNGQGLDLLGLFFAVAAGACWAVYIVLGQRTATVLPGQRAVAVGMLFAALPVLPFGVAGGSFHALTPHLLLLGSLLALFSSVLPFSLEMQALRTMPTRTFSILMSLEPVAAALSGWLLLHERLTLPQWLAVGCIVLASAGATLTTSRPEPALGAE; this comes from the coding sequence ATGAGTCGTTCCCTTCGTTTGTCCCTTCCCCCGTTGCCCGCCGTACTGCTGTCCATTGCCAGCGTGCAATGCGGGGCGGCCATTGCGAAAGGCCTCTTCCCGATGCTGGGAGCAGCCGGCACTGCCAGCCTGCGCATCGGCATTTCGGCCCTGGTGCTGGCGGTGGTAGTGCGGCCCCGCCTGGCCCGCCTGACGCCGGCCCAATGGCGGGCGGTGGTGCCCTACGGCCTGGCGTTGGGCTTGATGAACTTCCTGTTTTACTGCGCCCTGGCCCGCATCCCGCTGGGCTTGGCCGTCACCCTCGAATTTATTGGCCCGCTGAGCCTGGCCCTGGTGGGGGCGCGCCGCTGGTTCGACTTCGTGTGGGTGGTGCTGGCCGCCGCCGGCATTGCCCTGATTGCGCCCTGGAACGGGCAGGGCCTCGACCTGCTGGGTTTATTTTTTGCCGTGGCGGCCGGAGCCTGCTGGGCCGTCTACATCGTGCTGGGCCAACGCACGGCTACTGTGCTGCCGGGCCAGCGGGCCGTGGCCGTCGGAATGCTGTTTGCGGCCCTGCCGGTGCTGCCTTTCGGGGTGGCCGGTGGCAGCTTTCACGCCCTGACGCCCCACCTGCTGTTGCTGGGCAGCCTGCTGGCCTTGTTTTCCAGCGTGCTGCCGTTTTCCCTCGAAATGCAGGCCCTGCGCACCATGCCCACCCGCACCTTCAGCATCCTGATGAGCCTGGAGCCGGTGGCCGCGGCGCTGTCGGGCTGGCTGCTGCTGCACGAGCGGCTGACGCTGCCCCAGTGGCTGGCCGTGGGCTGCATCGTGCTGGCCAGCGCCGGCGCCACGCTTACCACCAGCCGGCCCGAGCCAGCCCTGGGAGCCGAATAA
- the pfkA gene encoding 6-phosphofructokinase: MKRIAVFTSGGDSPGMNACIRAVVRTAVYHGIEVYGIMRGYSGMIKGEFVKLDSASVANTVQKGGTILKSARSQKFQTKEGRQQAFDQLVNNGIDGLVAIGGNGTFTGATIFEQEFGIPTVGAPGTIDNDLYGTDYTIGYDTAVNTALEAIDKIRDTADSHDRCFFIEVMGRDSGYIAIPCAIGGGAEIVMIPETQMSTEAVIETLKAGWKRSKTSFIVVVAEGDEEGNAQAVAKQVKEAIPELDTRVTIIGHVQRGGSPTAADRLLGSQIGIAAVEGLMNGMRNVMAGIVDRKLVYTPFSDTIHKKKLINQTFMRMVEILSV; the protein is encoded by the coding sequence ATGAAACGTATTGCAGTTTTCACCAGCGGCGGCGACTCGCCGGGTATGAACGCCTGCATCCGGGCCGTGGTGCGCACGGCCGTGTACCACGGCATTGAGGTGTATGGCATCATGCGCGGCTACAGCGGCATGATCAAAGGGGAGTTCGTGAAGCTGGATTCGGCTTCCGTGGCCAACACCGTGCAGAAGGGCGGCACGATTCTGAAGTCGGCCCGCAGCCAGAAATTCCAGACCAAGGAAGGCCGGCAGCAGGCCTTCGACCAGCTGGTCAACAACGGCATCGACGGCCTGGTGGCCATCGGCGGCAATGGTACTTTTACCGGCGCCACCATTTTCGAGCAGGAGTTCGGCATTCCCACCGTGGGCGCCCCCGGCACCATCGACAACGACCTCTACGGCACCGACTACACCATCGGCTACGACACGGCCGTGAATACGGCCCTGGAGGCCATCGACAAAATCCGGGACACCGCCGATTCGCACGACCGGTGCTTTTTCATCGAGGTAATGGGTCGCGACTCGGGCTACATCGCCATTCCCTGCGCCATCGGGGGCGGGGCCGAAATCGTGATGATTCCGGAAACCCAGATGTCGACCGAGGCGGTGATTGAAACGCTGAAAGCCGGCTGGAAACGCTCGAAAACCTCGTTTATCGTGGTAGTGGCCGAGGGCGATGAGGAAGGCAACGCCCAGGCCGTGGCCAAGCAGGTAAAGGAAGCCATTCCGGAGCTCGACACCCGCGTGACTATCATCGGGCACGTGCAGCGCGGGGGCTCCCCCACCGCCGCCGACCGCCTGCTGGGCTCCCAGATCGGCATTGCCGCCGTGGAGGGCCTGATGAACGGCATGCGCAACGTCATGGCCGGCATCGTGGACCGCAAGCTGGTCTACACCCCCTTCAGCGACACGATCCACAAGAAAAAGCTCATCAACCAGACCTTCATGCGCATGGTCGAAATCCTGTCGGTGTAG
- the miaA gene encoding tRNA (adenosine(37)-N6)-dimethylallyltransferase MiaA, translating to MSFSLPDFSPPQPTLLVVAGPTAVGKTALCVQLAQHYQTDIISADSRQFFRELSIGTAKPTPAEMQGVTHHFIDSHSITEDYNAGRFEADCLALLDELFQRHRVVILTGGSGLYLQAVTEGLDEMPLADLTVRAALQRELAEHGLAPLVAELERLDPVTHARIDRQNHQRVVRALEVTRSTGQPFSSFHTPKVAKERPFQTVKIALSREREELYQRIDQRVDQMLDAGLLAEVTALLPYRHHNALQTVGYQEIFGYLDGLYDWPEAVRLLKRNTRHYAKRQLTWLRRDPQYHWLHPEAVRW from the coding sequence ATGAGTTTTTCGCTTCCTGACTTCTCGCCGCCGCAGCCCACGCTGCTGGTCGTGGCCGGCCCCACGGCCGTGGGCAAAACCGCCCTGTGCGTGCAGCTGGCCCAGCACTACCAGACCGACATCATCTCGGCCGACTCCCGGCAGTTTTTTCGGGAGTTGAGCATCGGTACGGCCAAGCCCACGCCGGCCGAAATGCAGGGCGTAACGCACCACTTCATCGACTCGCACAGCATTACGGAAGACTACAACGCCGGCCGCTTCGAAGCCGACTGCCTGGCCCTGCTCGACGAGCTGTTTCAGCGGCACCGGGTGGTTATTCTCACCGGCGGCTCGGGGCTGTATCTGCAGGCCGTCACGGAGGGGCTGGATGAAATGCCGCTGGCCGACCTCACGGTGCGGGCCGCGCTGCAACGGGAGCTGGCCGAGCACGGCCTGGCGCCGCTGGTGGCCGAGCTGGAGCGCCTCGACCCGGTAACGCACGCCCGTATCGACCGGCAAAACCACCAGCGCGTGGTGCGGGCCCTGGAAGTGACGCGCAGCACGGGCCAGCCGTTTTCGAGCTTTCACACGCCCAAAGTAGCGAAGGAAAGGCCCTTCCAAACCGTTAAAATAGCCCTCAGCCGGGAGCGGGAAGAGCTCTACCAGCGCATCGACCAGCGGGTAGACCAGATGCTGGACGCGGGCCTGCTGGCCGAAGTCACCGCCCTGCTGCCCTACCGCCACCACAACGCGCTGCAAACCGTGGGCTACCAGGAAATCTTCGGCTACCTCGACGGCCTCTACGACTGGCCCGAAGCCGTGCGCCTGCTCAAGCGCAACACCCGCCACTACGCCAAGCGCCAGCTCACCTGGCTGCGCCGCGACCCGCAGTACCACTGGCTGCACCCGGAGGCGGTGAGATGGTGA
- a CDS encoding tellurite resistance TerB family protein yields the protein MFGFFENEQTKKVKSHLMNLAALAKADGHIDEREMSFIVAVGKKNGMRADDVRSIVANSGNINLVLPDNDSERFDQIFDLVDMMLADGIVDDHEMDFCIGMAEKLGFRKAIVGVLVRKISVGVKDGLPREQIKTESESFLNYNGTHPKGSGL from the coding sequence ATGTTTGGCTTTTTTGAAAACGAGCAAACCAAGAAAGTGAAAAGTCACCTCATGAATCTGGCAGCGCTGGCCAAAGCCGACGGCCACATTGACGAGCGGGAAATGAGCTTCATCGTGGCGGTGGGCAAAAAGAACGGAATGCGGGCCGACGACGTGCGCTCCATCGTGGCCAACTCCGGCAACATCAACCTGGTGTTGCCCGACAACGATTCGGAGCGGTTCGACCAGATTTTTGACTTGGTGGACATGATGCTGGCCGACGGCATCGTGGACGACCACGAAATGGACTTCTGCATTGGCATGGCCGAAAAGCTGGGCTTCCGCAAAGCCATTGTGGGCGTGCTGGTTCGCAAAATATCGGTCGGCGTAAAGGACGGCCTGCCCCGGGAGCAGATCAAAACCGAGTCGGAGTCGTTTCTCAACTACAACGGCACCCACCCCAAAGGCAGCGGGCTGTAG
- a CDS encoding glycosyltransferase translates to MRTLIFTVTTDLNYDQRMQRICGSLARHGYQVLLVGRQGRASQPLTPQPYRQHRLRCWNNKGKLFYLEYNIRLFFYLLRQQASAWCAIDLDTALPVWLRARLAGQPFIYDAHELFTEVPEVVSRPAVQRLWRAVERFIVPRAALAYTVGPALARVFEQRYGRPFAVVRNISRLSAAELPPAPVAAPQEGYILYQGALNAGRGLEALLDAMPHVAGRLVICGEGDLSGPLRARAARLGLLDSGKVDFRGYVLPDALREVTSQAAVGIMLLENQGLSYYYSLANKFFDYLHAGIPQLIVDFPEYRLLNEQYEVAEVVALTPESIAAALNGLLRDHPARYHALAQNCRRARLAFNWQREEQHLLGLYQSLWAPQPVSA, encoded by the coding sequence ATGCGCACCCTTATCTTCACGGTAACCACCGATTTAAACTACGATCAGCGCATGCAGCGAATCTGCGGGAGCCTGGCCCGGCATGGCTACCAGGTGCTGCTCGTGGGGCGTCAGGGGCGGGCCTCGCAGCCCCTGACGCCCCAGCCGTATCGGCAGCACCGGCTGCGCTGCTGGAACAATAAAGGCAAATTATTCTATTTAGAATACAATATAAGGCTGTTTTTTTACCTGCTTCGGCAGCAAGCCAGCGCCTGGTGCGCCATCGACCTGGATACGGCCCTGCCGGTGTGGCTGCGCGCCCGGCTGGCGGGCCAGCCCTTTATCTACGATGCCCACGAGCTGTTTACCGAGGTGCCCGAAGTAGTAAGCCGGCCGGCAGTGCAGCGCTTGTGGCGGGCCGTCGAGCGGTTTATCGTGCCCCGCGCCGCGTTGGCTTACACGGTGGGGCCGGCCCTGGCCCGGGTGTTTGAGCAGCGCTACGGCCGGCCGTTTGCCGTGGTGCGCAACATCAGCCGGCTGAGCGCCGCCGAACTGCCGCCGGCCCCGGTGGCGGCACCCCAAGAGGGGTACATTCTTTACCAGGGCGCTCTGAATGCGGGTCGGGGCCTGGAGGCGCTGCTCGACGCCATGCCGCACGTGGCGGGCCGCCTGGTTATCTGCGGGGAAGGCGACTTGTCGGGGCCGCTGCGGGCGCGGGCGGCCCGGCTGGGCCTGCTTGATTCCGGTAAGGTTGACTTTCGCGGCTACGTGCTGCCCGACGCGCTACGGGAAGTCACGAGTCAGGCGGCGGTGGGCATTATGCTGCTCGAAAACCAGGGGCTGAGCTATTACTATTCCCTGGCCAATAAGTTTTTCGACTACCTGCACGCCGGCATTCCCCAGCTGATCGTCGATTTTCCCGAGTACCGGCTGCTGAATGAGCAGTACGAAGTGGCCGAGGTGGTGGCGCTGACGCCCGAGTCGATTGCGGCGGCCCTGAACGGGCTGCTGCGCGACCACCCGGCCCGCTACCACGCCCTGGCCCAGAACTGTCGCCGCGCCCGGCTGGCCTTCAACTGGCAGCGCGAGGAGCAGCACCTGCTGGGCCTTTACCAGAGCCTGTGGGCTCCCCAACCCGTTTCCGCATGA
- a CDS encoding periplasmic heavy metal sensor: MKYLLRSLLALLLLAALPGAGFAQGGRQGGRLSQLENAKIAYLTDKISLTQDQAQRFWPLYNEFSDKRRDVARRMRQLRTANPDGLSDQQIKDNLTQALALRQSEVNLEKEYFDKFQKVLTIRQVGRLFIAERDFTKEVLKRVADRRGGSGPGAGQFAGPPED, encoded by the coding sequence ATGAAATATCTCCTTCGTAGCCTCCTGGCCTTGCTGCTGCTGGCGGCCCTGCCCGGGGCGGGCTTTGCCCAGGGCGGCCGCCAGGGCGGGCGGCTCAGTCAGCTGGAAAACGCCAAGATTGCCTACCTGACCGACAAAATATCCCTGACCCAGGACCAGGCCCAGCGCTTCTGGCCGCTCTACAACGAGTTTTCGGACAAGCGCCGCGACGTGGCCCGCCGCATGCGCCAGCTGCGCACGGCCAACCCCGACGGCCTCTCCGACCAGCAGATCAAGGATAACCTGACCCAGGCCCTGGCCCTGCGCCAGAGCGAGGTGAATCTGGAAAAGGAGTACTTCGACAAATTCCAGAAGGTGCTCACCATCCGCCAGGTGGGGCGGCTCTTCATTGCGGAGCGCGACTTTACCAAGGAAGTCCTCAAGCGCGTGGCCGACCGGCGCGGGGGTAGTGGGCCCGGCGCGGGCCAGTTTGCCGGCCCACCCGAAGATTAG
- a CDS encoding pirin family protein, whose translation MSLKTIRRRIVAERLEQEHLTTYQPLPSRFAEQLDPFLLLHHTGPEELEPHGRGLPFAPHPHRGFETVTFVLAGAVRHHDSRGNTGVVGAGGVQWMTAGLGIVHSENIPRELRETGGTLEYVQLWINLPARLKRTQPRYQGVAAAQIPLVTLPDDHGTVRVVAGRWQHVTGPVESITGIQAAVIHLKAGGQLRAAVEAGRTLLLYVLHGSAQVNGRAIGDRTLVEFEAEGEDVEVQATEETTLLWCTGQPYHEPVAWQGPYVMNTQTELMEAMRDYRVGKMGMLFDE comes from the coding sequence ATGTCCCTGAAAACCATCCGCCGCCGCATCGTGGCCGAGCGCCTCGAGCAGGAGCACCTGACCACCTACCAGCCCCTGCCCAGCCGCTTTGCCGAGCAGCTCGACCCGTTTCTGCTGCTGCACCACACCGGCCCCGAGGAGCTGGAGCCGCACGGCCGCGGCCTGCCCTTCGCGCCCCACCCGCACCGGGGCTTCGAAACCGTGACCTTCGTGCTGGCCGGGGCCGTGCGCCACCACGACTCCCGCGGCAATACCGGCGTGGTCGGAGCCGGCGGCGTGCAGTGGATGACGGCCGGCCTGGGCATCGTGCACAGCGAGAATATTCCGCGGGAATTGCGCGAGACGGGCGGCACCCTGGAATACGTGCAGCTCTGGATTAACCTGCCGGCCCGCCTCAAGCGCACCCAGCCCCGCTACCAGGGCGTCGCCGCCGCGCAGATTCCGCTGGTGACGCTGCCCGACGACCACGGCACCGTGCGCGTAGTAGCCGGCCGCTGGCAGCATGTAACCGGGCCCGTCGAGTCGATTACCGGCATTCAGGCCGCCGTTATTCACCTCAAGGCTGGTGGGCAGCTGCGGGCGGCGGTAGAGGCCGGGCGCACCCTGCTGCTGTACGTGCTGCACGGCAGCGCGCAGGTGAATGGGCGCGCCATCGGGGACCGGACGCTGGTCGAATTTGAGGCCGAGGGCGAGGACGTGGAAGTACAGGCCACGGAGGAAACCACCCTGCTGTGGTGCACCGGCCAGCCCTACCACGAGCCCGTGGCCTGGCAGGGGCCCTACGTGATGAACACCCAGACCGAGCTGATGGAAGCCATGCGCGATTATCGGGTGGGCAAGATGGGAATGCTGTTTGATGAGTAA
- a CDS encoding DUF481 domain-containing protein → MFSLSATTLYQPNLQNTADYRATQLTTLALRFSSRFAITGTYSYTFESRVLEGKPTDNTNVTVGVAFSTK, encoded by the coding sequence GTGTTTTCGCTCAGCGCCACCACGCTCTACCAGCCCAACCTGCAAAATACCGCCGACTACCGCGCCACCCAGCTGACCACGCTGGCCCTGCGCTTTAGTTCGCGCTTTGCCATCACGGGTACGTATAGCTACACGTTTGAAAGCCGGGTGCTGGAAGGCAAGCCCACCGACAACACCAACGTGACGGTGGGCGTGGCCTTCAGCACGAAGTAG